A region of the Polaribacter sp. L3A8 genome:
TCTGAATACTTTAAATACAAAGCGGCATTACCTCCTACTTCTTTTAAAGAGCTATTATTGCAAGTAACTACAGCACAACCACATGCCATAGCTTCTAAAACAGGTAAACCAAACCCTTCATAAGAAGAAGGAAACACCAAAGCTGTTGCACCGTTATAAACTAAACACAACTCGGTATCTGTAATATTAGAAATAAAATGAATTCTTTCTTTACATTTAGATTTATCTATCATTTCTAAGACAAAATCAGGTGGATTACCCCAAAGTAATACTAAATCATTTATAGGTAATTGCTTAGACAATTGTATATATGCTTCTACTAATTTATGAGTATTTTTACGTTCTGCATTACAAGAAACACTTAAAAAGTAAGGCGATTCTGTTTTAACTACAGCCTTAATTCTTCTTTTTAATAATTCATTATTTGGTAATTTGTAAAATACATTGTGCTTTACTCCCCAATAAACAACATCAATTTTAGATGGTTCTATCTGCATTGTTTCAATAATATCTTTTTTAGAAGCTTTAGAACAGGTTATAATACCTTTGCATTGCTGCATTAATGGAGGCACGTCTTGAACCATTTGGTTATGATTATATGCTTTTTCTTGTATTCTCATAAATAAGGCATCATGTAAAGTAATAATAGCCTTTTCTGGTTTATAAATATGAGCAAAATTATGCGGTATATGCATTAAATCATATTTAGAAAAACTTTCTTTTATAGGTAATTTTGCCATTATTTTATTTATAGATTCTCTATGTGGTAAGTACAAATGCTTCGTTTTATAGAAATCTACAAAATGTTTAGCTCCTACCCCCTTCATGTTTTGAGAATATAAAATAATTTGAAAAGGCAACTGTTCTATCATTTTAGAAAACGAATCTATTAACTCTAAGGTAGTTCTACCAACTCCTGTTGTTTTACCTGTTAATAAATAAGGTACTACAGAATTAATATCTATTAAAATCTTTTTCATAATCGTTTATAAGCCATAAACAAATGGTACAACTTTTTTTAAAATTGTGTTTAAAATAATTGCTAAGGTTAACGTAATAAAAGCGCCCATTAAATTGTTTAAAAAGATCTCTTTTGATATTATTAAATTTACTAATGGACGAGAAAACTCAAATAACGCTAAATGAATAGCAAAAATACCTAGAGAATTTTTTCCTATATAAGCCCAAAATTTAGATAAAAAGACTGTTTTATTTATTAAGTTAGATAAAATCCATAATGCGTAAATACCCATAATAGCAGAAGTTATATAAATAAAAAAGGGCGTCTTAAATGTATTAGAATTGATATCTATTCCTTTAAAAAAACTATTAATAAAATATAATAGACTACTAATTAAAAAAAATGAACAAACTTTTAAATAATTATTTTTTGGCAACCATTTCGTTTTTAAAACATTAAAAAAATCATGTCCGATTGCATAAAATATTAACATAGAAAATGATGAAAAAATATGAAAATAATTATAATAAAACGGCAAATTCATTTGACTAATAAAATAACTAAGCCAACTAAGTATAAATACAACAAACATTCTTAACCAAATTGTATTTATTTTTTTTAGTACCAAAAAGTAAATAATTAAAATCTCAAAGAGCGATATAAAAAACCATAACGGAATAGAAATAGCGTCTTTATACGGTATTATTTTATAAATTATATTAAACTCAAAATTATCTACTCCCGTAAAACAAAAAGCCCAAGCCAAATAAAAAAAGTAATGAAATAAAGAGAAAAATACAAATGGTAATAACAACCTTTTACCTTTTGATTTAAGTAAAGTTACAATTCCATTATCTTGTTTATGAAATATGCCTGCTAACATAAAAAACAAAGGCATGTGAAAACTATAAATTAATTTACCGACACCTAACTTTTCATTCGCTAAATTATGACCTAAAATAACTAAAAAAACACCTAATCCTTTAGCTATATCAATATTAATATCTCTCTTAGCCAATGCTTTACCTCTTTACTAAAGGTTTATAAATTTTAACCAAATCTTTTACGTGATTGTTTATTGAATTTACATTTACACCTGTATTTTTTTTTAATTTTATTAATAAATCCGGACATTCTAATATTTCTTTCATTTTCTCCTTTAGAGCATTAACATCATTTGGGGGTATTAATAAACCATTTTCTTTATGTTTAATTTGCATTTCTGCCCCTCCACATTTTGTTGCTATAACAGGTTTTCCCATTGATAAAGATTCTGCTATAGTAAGACCAAATACCTCTAAAAAAAATGCAGGATGAATCATAATATCAAACATTTTAATTTTTTCATTAACCTTTTCTGGTGGCACTTTACCGTACCAAAAAATATTATCGTGATTTTTATATTTTTTTTTCAAAAATCTATAATACTTTTCTTCTTTACTATTTCCTGTTCCTCCAATAATATGAATCTCTGCTGGTACTTTTAAATCACTAAAAGCCTCTAACATAATATGCACTCCCTTTTCTTTACAAATCCTCCCTACATAAAAGAATTTTACACGTTTATTTTTTTTAGAAGCTTCTATATTCTCTTCTAAAATAGCGCTGTTGTCTTTTATATTAATTGGTATTCCATGTGGAATAACTTTTATTTTATTTTTAGAAGCTCCATTGCGTAACATAGCATCTTTAATTGCAATTGATGGAGCTATTAATAAACTTGCATTGGTATATATT
Encoded here:
- a CDS encoding acyltransferase family protein codes for the protein MAKRDINIDIAKGLGVFLVILGHNLANEKLGVGKLIYSFHMPLFFMLAGIFHKQDNGIVTLLKSKGKRLLLPFVFFSLFHYFFYLAWAFCFTGVDNFEFNIIYKIIPYKDAISIPLWFFISLFEILIIYFLVLKKINTIWLRMFVVFILSWLSYFISQMNLPFYYNYFHIFSSFSMLIFYAIGHDFFNVLKTKWLPKNNYLKVCSFFLISSLLYFINSFFKGIDINSNTFKTPFFIYITSAIMGIYALWILSNLINKTVFLSKFWAYIGKNSLGIFAIHLALFEFSRPLVNLIISKEIFLNNLMGAFITLTLAIILNTILKKVVPFVYGL
- a CDS encoding glycosyltransferase family 4 protein → MKKILIDINSVVPYLLTGKTTGVGRTTLELIDSFSKMIEQLPFQIILYSQNMKGVGAKHFVDFYKTKHLYLPHRESINKIMAKLPIKESFSKYDLMHIPHNFAHIYKPEKAIITLHDALFMRIQEKAYNHNQMVQDVPPLMQQCKGIITCSKASKKDIIETMQIEPSKIDVVYWGVKHNVFYKLPNNELLKRRIKAVVKTESPYFLSVSCNAERKNTHKLVEAYIQLSKQLPINDLVLLWGNPPDFVLEMIDKSKCKERIHFISNITDTELCLVYNGATALVFPSSYEGFGLPVLEAMACGCAVVTCNNSSLKEVGGNAALYLKYSETEDIFEKLEQFENKNFDLDKIKEQGFLQASKFNWTDTALKYISIYNKHLDIN
- a CDS encoding glycosyltransferase family 4 protein; the encoded protein is MKDKASLKILIVTASYFHSNYGGGQVYVKNIVNEMIAQNLDVSIATPGTDAKVVSYYQEKPVYTFTDKMLEDGLMGVKKLITKINPSIVHVHGFKEPFSLACKSLKIPCIVTAHHGGLICPAGALLNSKDKICNVKASDSNCLPCVLRNVKGGTFTFSIQKIIPFKLRLSIGKWLKKIPFIYFITPIGTTTLSIENKKREWKKIYTNASLLIAPSIAIKDAMLRNGASKNKIKVIPHGIPINIKDNSAILEENIEASKKNKRVKFFYVGRICKEKGVHIMLEAFSDLKVPAEIHIIGGTGNSKEEKYYRFLKKKYKNHDNIFWYGKVPPEKVNEKIKMFDIMIHPAFFLEVFGLTIAESLSMGKPVIATKCGGAEMQIKHKENGLLIPPNDVNALKEKMKEILECPDLLIKLKKNTGVNVNSINNHVKDLVKIYKPLVKR